Within Oryzias melastigma strain HK-1 linkage group LG23, ASM292280v2, whole genome shotgun sequence, the genomic segment GGGACATCCACATCCACAGGAAGAAGTGTCAGGTACGGGAAGTCAGAAGGTTAGGCTCCGCCTCCACCGGCATCTCACCCCGTTCTTCATGGTTCTCTGACAGGAAGTGTTCGCCTCGCCCAGCAAGCACGCCATGGACAGCAAAGGGGAGGAGTCTAAGATGAGCTACCCCAACATCTTCTTCATGATCGACAACTTTGAGGAGGTAATGCTTTCTGATTGGACGTTTTGCTAAATGTCGTCAGCTGATTGGAGGAGGAGTCCAGGAGCTGGAGCGGGTTCTCCTCAGGTTCTCCTCAGGTCCAGGTTCAGCAGGGTCTCCTCCGTGTGGAGCTTGGCTCGGATCCTGGATGCAGGGGGCGGGGCAGAGGCCAGTGCGGTCACATGACCATGTGTGCAGGTGTTCAGGGACATGACGGTGGGCGAGGGCGAGATGGTGTGCGTGGAGCTGGTGGCCAGCGACAAGAGCAACACCTTCCAGGGCGTCATCTTCCAGGGCTCCATCCGCTACGAGGCGCTGAAGAAGGTCTACGACAACCGGGTAAGGAGGCGGGGCTGAAGAGGGCAGCAGAGTCCACCAATGGACTCTCTccggagctgtgtgacgtatttctggTCTCCAATAAGAGCGTTGATAACTATATGAGTGGACTTGGTAAATCTCTGAGTTCTTTCCCTGGTTTTGGTTTATTGTCGTTAttcttacattgtatgataGTTTATGATTGTGTGTAAACACAATAACATCCAAAAAGGTAAAGTTTGTCTTCATGAAACACCAAACGCTCTCATGTCCTgtgtgatcatgtgacttctggGGATCAAACGTAGCTGTTAGAACATtaaacctgttcaacagaacaAACTTCAAAGTGACTTTGGGATTACTGAtctactctcagctgatgaggaggagcttctgccttcttcatggagcgatagCGGCGTGCTAACGCTAACGGTAACCTCGCCTCTGTTGAGACGTAGGAAGTGAATCGCGTTtcagactgattctacctgaAATTAAATTTACACGAGTTTAGAAACACTCGGCTGTGGAGTAACTGAGACACAACTAACGGGTCGTAAAGATAAAGACGGCGATCATCAGACGTGTCTctcatgctagctagcattagcccagATGAGAAGTGATGAAAAGCTATAataatcaatgaaaaataaataaaatacaaaatgggatagataaataaatacgatgaaaaataataaaacaaaatgataaaaaaagaataaataataataataatacaatgctataataaaaataaaataaatacgttaaaaagtacaataaaatagataaatataatataattaaaaaagctgtCAGAACGGCGCCAGGAGGGCTGCTGGGCGGGGATCGTCCGAAGGCCCGGTTCTGGACTGACCCGGTCTCCCTGCAGGTGAGCGTGGCCGCTAAGATGGCGCAGCGGATGTCGTTCGGCTTCTACAAGTACAACAACATGGAGTTCGTGAGGATGAAGGGCCCGCAGGGCAAAGGTCACGCCGAGATGGCGGTCAGCCGCGTCCCCACGGGCGACACGTCGCCCTGCGGCACCGAGGAGGAGCAGCCCTCCCCCGTGCAGGAGCGGGTGAGGAGCGCCGTCCGACCGCCGACGTCCACGTCTCTAGGGGTGTGTTTAACCGCGGCTCCGCCCCTTCCTCCTCAGGTCACGTCGTTCAGCACCCCCCCCACCCCGGAGAGGAACCGCCCCTCCTTCTTCTCCCCGTCTCTGAGGAGGAAAATGCCTCGGAACCGGATCGCCGAGATGAAGAAGTCCCACTCGGCCAACGACAGCGAGGAGTTcttcagggaggaggaggacgaaGGTAGCCCCGCCCCCCGGAGGTCCGAACGGGTCACGGCCCGGTTCTGACGCTGTGCTGTGTCTTCAGATCTCCACGCCGCCACCAACCTGCGCTCGCGCTCGCTGTCCGGAACCGGCCGCTCGCTGGTGGGCTCGTGGCTCAAACTGAACCGGACCGAGGACTACTTCCTGCTGTACTCGCACCTGACCTACGTCACGCTGCCGCTGCACCGCATCACCGCAGGTGAGGGCGCCGCTCGCCACGGAGGCTGCCGGTCTAGCCTGCAGTGCTGCATGTTCTGACCCACTGGTTCTGTTGCAGACATCCTGGAGGTCCGGCAGAAACCCATCCTGATGACGTAGCGgcagacccccctcccccctcgacCAAGTGCCTCCTGACTGCAGCCCCTCCCCCGCTGACAGGTGGAGGTGTTCCTCACTAAACCAGCCGTTCAGAAAGtgcctcctcctgctgtctgagGCCGTCTCCATGGAAACGGGCCGGGCCCGGAGGGACAGGAAGTGAGGGAGCGTGCTCTACAGTACAGAACCTGCTGCCTTGCTCACTGGACTGCGCAGCGCCACCTGCAGGAGGTTCTACAGCGGGTCGGGTCGGACGGAACCGCCCAGCCCACTGGCTCACTCGTTCACTTGAAAGTCACAGGAACCAAAGGAACCTCAGAAGGTCCGACTCTGTCCAGGTTTGAAACCAGCAGCTCCACCCGGATCAGAACCGCCTCTCCTTTGGGTTCAGAGGAAGAACTGGAGAACGGGCCGCCGCCGCCTCAGATCACCAAATCCAGGTCGAAGGGGCGGTCCGGTCCGGTTCTGAAAGGAACTTTGATCCCAGCCTTAATGCCACTCAGTCCTCCTGAGTGAGCTGTTCCTGACCCGGTTCTGC encodes:
- the kiaa0930 gene encoding uncharacterized protein KIAA0930 homolog isoform X3; its protein translation is MFSTYFMEKWAPRQDDMLFYVRRKPAYVSADNGEGRKVEVEVYRRDSKKLPGLGDPDIDWEESVYLNLILQKLDYVVTCAVCTRSDAGDIHIHRKKCQEVFASPSKHAMDSKGEESKMSYPNIFFMIDNFEEVFRDMTVGEGEMVCVELVASDKSNTFQGVIFQGSIRYEALKKVYDNRVSVAAKMAQRMSFGFYKYNNMEFVRMKGPQGKGHAEMAVSRVPTGDTSPCGTEEEQPSPVQERVTSFSTPPTPERNRPSFFSPSLRRKMPRNRIAEMKKSHSANDSEEFFREEEDEDLHAATNLRSRSLSGTGRSLVGSWLKLNRTEDYFLLYSHLTYVTLPLHRITADILEVRQKPILMT
- the kiaa0930 gene encoding uncharacterized protein KIAA0930 homolog isoform X2 — protein: MPSLTRCFKDDRIVFWTWMFSTYFMEKWAPRQDDMLFYVRRKPAYVSADNGEGRKVEVEVYRRDSKKLPGLGDPDIDWEESVYLNLILQKLDYVVTCAVCTRSDAGDIHIHRKKCQEVFASPSKHAMDSKGEESKMSYPNIFFMIDNFEEVFRDMTVGEGEMVCVELVASDKSNTFQGVIFQGSIRYEALKKVYDNRVSVAAKMAQRMSFGFYKYNNMEFVRMKGPQGKGHAEMAVSRVPTGDTSPCGTEEEQPSPVQERVTSFSTPPTPERNRPSFFSPSLRRKMPRNRIAEMKKSHSANDSEEFFREEEDEDLHAATNLRSRSLSGTGRSLVGSWLKLNRTEDYFLLYSHLTYVTLPLHRITADILEVRQKPILMT
- the kiaa0930 gene encoding uncharacterized protein KIAA0930 homolog isoform X1, whose product is MASLPGSCQAVGSAQDENGDLDGSLQQMLKAIADERSRLSGRQELSGIGCFKDDRIVFWTWMFSTYFMEKWAPRQDDMLFYVRRKPAYVSADNGEGRKVEVEVYRRDSKKLPGLGDPDIDWEESVYLNLILQKLDYVVTCAVCTRSDAGDIHIHRKKCQEVFASPSKHAMDSKGEESKMSYPNIFFMIDNFEEVFRDMTVGEGEMVCVELVASDKSNTFQGVIFQGSIRYEALKKVYDNRVSVAAKMAQRMSFGFYKYNNMEFVRMKGPQGKGHAEMAVSRVPTGDTSPCGTEEEQPSPVQERVTSFSTPPTPERNRPSFFSPSLRRKMPRNRIAEMKKSHSANDSEEFFREEEDEDLHAATNLRSRSLSGTGRSLVGSWLKLNRTEDYFLLYSHLTYVTLPLHRITADILEVRQKPILMT